The Mesorhizobium loti genome includes a region encoding these proteins:
- the ybgC gene encoding tol-pal system-associated acyl-CoA thioesterase: MGDHGESATLLAGLSGALTAFGHRLMARVYYADTDFSGVVYHARYLEFFERGRSDYLRLTGVHHTELADGKHGEKIVWVVRRMEIDFRGPARIDDILTVDTRTEDISGARIFMAQQLKRGDEVLVEAKVEAAIIGENGRPRRFPREWVAAFMPRVR, from the coding sequence ATGGGCGATCATGGTGAATCGGCGACGCTGCTGGCCGGGCTTTCCGGTGCGCTGACGGCGTTCGGCCACCGGCTGATGGCGCGGGTCTATTACGCCGACACCGATTTCTCCGGCGTCGTCTACCACGCACGCTATCTCGAATTCTTCGAACGCGGCCGCTCCGACTATCTGAGGCTGACCGGCGTGCACCACACCGAGCTTGCCGACGGCAAGCATGGCGAGAAAATAGTCTGGGTGGTGCGGCGCATGGAGATCGACTTTCGCGGCCCAGCCCGCATTGACGACATCCTGACCGTCGATACCCGCACCGAAGACATTTCCGGCGCGCGCATCTTCATGGCGCAGCAGCTCAAGCGCGGCGACGAGGTGCTGGTGGAGGCCAAGGTCGAGGCTGCGATCATCGGCGAGAATGGCCGCCCAAGGCGCTTTCCCAGGGAGTGGGTGGCGGCGTTCATGCCGAGGGTGCGCTGA
- the tolQ gene encoding protein TolQ: MENIALADPGAQLSVWSLFVSASWVVKLVMIGLLCASVWTWAIIVDKLVSYARMRLALNRFEQVFWSGQSLEELYRTLADRKTTGMGAIFVAAMREWKKSFEKGAKTPLGLQTRIDKAMDLALTREMEKLEGRLGFLATTGSAAPFIGLFGTVIGIMTSFQAIAGSKNTSLAVVAPGIAEALLATAIGLLAAIPAVIAYNKLSSDASKIAVRMEGFSDEFSAILSRQIDEKVAPKA; the protein is encoded by the coding sequence ATGGAAAATATCGCACTCGCCGACCCGGGCGCGCAATTGTCGGTTTGGTCGCTGTTCGTTTCGGCCAGTTGGGTGGTCAAGCTGGTCATGATCGGCCTGCTCTGCGCCTCGGTCTGGACCTGGGCGATCATCGTCGACAAGCTGGTTTCCTACGCCCGCATGCGGCTGGCGCTCAACCGGTTCGAGCAGGTGTTCTGGTCGGGGCAGTCGCTGGAGGAGCTCTACCGCACGCTCGCCGACCGCAAGACCACCGGCATGGGCGCCATTTTCGTGGCTGCGATGCGCGAGTGGAAGAAGAGCTTCGAAAAGGGCGCAAAAACGCCGCTCGGCCTGCAGACCCGCATCGACAAGGCGATGGACCTGGCGCTGACGCGCGAAATGGAAAAGCTTGAGGGCCGCCTAGGCTTCCTCGCCACCACCGGTTCGGCGGCACCTTTCATCGGCCTGTTCGGCACCGTCATCGGTATCATGACGTCGTTCCAGGCAATCGCCGGCTCCAAGAACACCAGTCTCGCGGTGGTTGCGCCCGGCATCGCCGAAGCGCTGCTGGCGACGGCCATCGGCCTGCTCGCCGCCATTCCCGCCGTCATCGCCTACAACAAGCTGTCGTCCGACGCGAGCAAGATAGCGGTGCGCATGGAAGGGTTCTCCGACGAGTTCTCCGCCATACTCTCGCGCCAAATCGATGAAAAAGTGGCCCCCAAGGCCTGA
- the tolR gene encoding protein TolR produces MGMSMGMGGRGGRGHRRRGRHHALMSEINVTPMVDVMLVLLIIFMVAAPMLTVGVPIDLPDTQAKAMNADTQPITVSINAAGQIYLQETEIPIEELVAKLQAISKTGYEERIFIRGDKSTDYGTAMKVMARISAAGYKNIGLVSLQEQDQ; encoded by the coding sequence ATGGGTATGTCCATGGGCATGGGAGGACGCGGCGGGCGCGGCCACAGGCGGCGCGGCCGTCACCATGCACTGATGTCCGAGATCAACGTCACACCGATGGTCGACGTGATGCTGGTGCTGCTGATCATCTTCATGGTCGCCGCACCAATGCTGACGGTCGGCGTGCCGATCGACCTGCCGGATACGCAGGCCAAGGCGATGAATGCCGACACGCAGCCGATCACTGTCTCGATCAACGCCGCCGGTCAGATCTATCTGCAGGAAACCGAGATCCCGATCGAGGAGCTGGTAGCCAAGCTGCAGGCGATCTCGAAGACCGGCTATGAGGAGCGCATCTTCATCCGCGGCGACAAGTCGACCGACTACGGCACCGCGATGAAGGTGATGGCCCGCATTTCGGCCGCCGGCTACAAGAACATCGGCCTGGTTTCACTGCAGGAACAGGATCAGTAG
- a CDS encoding TonB family protein — translation MKTGLTTSVILHAAALTFGLFTLTAPAALPSSDVESVAVDIVPMEAIAQTLQGDKKAVMHEKPAPVPTQRPDIVPDAQKVGENSVDTDKPITPEAKPKPVDMTSAPPPAPTPIEKPKPEDVPKPQEKPKPIPATEVAPAPTPKEEVKPEPVKQADPKPTPAKPAPTPPPQDKTAAINPTPEVKPDAVAEAIAQEPPAEATQLPDSAPAPEARPKPQPAQAESAKAPERKDADKPVKEASSKPKSDDKQFNADEISALLDKQKPSGGGAKRSTQQASLGGDKDQGQKLSRSEMGALESQLGGCWTLPVGLEGSENFVVVVRFNLDASGKLDGRPAVEKSSGNRQFDESAVRAVQKCDVTGLQVPAGKQDIWADVRVTFDPREMLGL, via the coding sequence ATGAAGACCGGCCTCACCACATCGGTGATCTTGCATGCGGCGGCGCTGACCTTCGGCCTGTTCACGCTGACGGCGCCGGCCGCGCTTCCGTCCTCCGACGTCGAGTCGGTCGCGGTCGACATCGTGCCGATGGAAGCCATTGCGCAGACGTTGCAGGGCGACAAGAAGGCCGTGATGCATGAAAAACCGGCACCTGTGCCGACCCAGCGCCCGGACATCGTGCCGGATGCGCAGAAGGTCGGCGAGAACAGCGTCGATACTGACAAGCCGATAACGCCGGAAGCCAAGCCGAAACCCGTCGACATGACCTCGGCTCCGCCGCCCGCGCCGACGCCGATCGAAAAGCCGAAGCCCGAGGACGTGCCGAAGCCGCAGGAAAAGCCCAAGCCTATTCCGGCTACCGAAGTGGCGCCGGCGCCGACGCCCAAGGAAGAGGTCAAGCCCGAGCCGGTCAAGCAGGCAGACCCCAAGCCGACACCGGCCAAGCCGGCGCCTACCCCGCCGCCGCAGGACAAGACCGCCGCCATCAATCCGACGCCCGAGGTCAAGCCTGACGCCGTTGCCGAGGCCATAGCGCAGGAGCCGCCCGCCGAGGCGACGCAGCTGCCGGATTCTGCGCCCGCACCGGAAGCACGGCCGAAGCCGCAGCCGGCGCAGGCCGAAAGCGCCAAGGCGCCGGAGCGCAAGGATGCCGACAAGCCGGTCAAGGAAGCGTCGTCGAAGCCGAAGTCCGACGACAAGCAATTCAACGCCGACGAGATTTCCGCTCTGCTCGACAAGCAGAAGCCATCCGGCGGCGGCGCCAAGCGCTCGACCCAGCAGGCGTCGCTCGGCGGCGACAAGGATCAGGGCCAGAAGCTGTCCAGGTCGGAGATGGGCGCTCTGGAAAGCCAGCTTGGCGGCTGCTGGACCCTTCCTGTCGGCCTTGAAGGTTCCGAAAATTTCGTCGTCGTGGTGCGGTTCAACCTGGATGCGTCCGGCAAGCTGGATGGGCGCCCGGCGGTCGAAAAGTCGAGCGGAAATCGCCAGTTCGACGAAAGTGCCGTTCGCGCGGTGCAAAAATGCGATGTCACCGGCCTGCAGGTTCCGGCCGGCAAGCAGGACATCTGGGCCGACGTCCGCGTCACCTTCGATCCAAGGGAGATGCTCGGCCTCTAG
- the tolB gene encoding Tol-Pal system protein TolB: protein MKSILKPLLMVAAMAMGMTAAGTLPALALVELNVNKGNVEPLPIAITDFQGGDALGAQISQIVTADLKRSGLFAPIDKSAFIEKITNPDAAPRFDDWKVINAQALVTGSVSKEADGRIRAQYRLWDTFAGQQMSGEQFFANDANQRRVAHIIADAIYERLTGEKGYFDTRVVFIDESGAKNARKKRLAIMDQDGANVRYLSDGRSIVLTPRFSPNRQEITYMSYESGQPRVYLLQIETGQRELVGNFPGMTFAPRFSPDGQKVIMSLLRDDGNSNIFAMDLRSRSTTRLTNSTAIDTSPSYSPDGSQVVFTSDRGGRAQIYVMGADGSGQNRISFGDGVYSTPVWSPRGDLIAFTKQTGGEFQIGVMKTDGSGERILSSGFQQEGPTWAPNGRVLMFFRDSAGGPKLVSVDLTGRNEQSIPTANFASDPAWSPLLE from the coding sequence ATGAAATCAATCCTCAAGCCGCTCCTGATGGTCGCAGCAATGGCGATGGGCATGACCGCGGCCGGCACGTTGCCGGCGCTGGCGCTCGTCGAGCTCAACGTCAACAAGGGCAATGTCGAGCCGCTGCCGATCGCCATCACGGATTTCCAGGGCGGCGACGCGCTTGGCGCGCAGATTTCGCAGATCGTCACCGCCGACCTGAAACGTTCGGGCCTGTTCGCGCCGATCGACAAGAGCGCCTTTATCGAGAAGATCACCAACCCCGATGCAGCGCCGCGCTTCGACGACTGGAAGGTGATCAACGCGCAGGCGCTGGTCACCGGCAGCGTCAGCAAGGAAGCCGACGGCCGTATCCGCGCCCAGTACCGGTTGTGGGATACTTTTGCCGGCCAGCAGATGTCCGGCGAGCAGTTCTTCGCCAACGACGCCAATCAGCGGCGTGTCGCGCACATCATCGCCGACGCGATCTATGAGCGGCTGACCGGCGAAAAAGGCTATTTCGACACCCGCGTCGTCTTCATCGACGAATCCGGCGCCAAGAACGCGCGCAAGAAGCGCCTTGCCATCATGGACCAGGATGGCGCCAACGTCCGTTATCTCTCGGATGGCAGGTCGATCGTGCTGACGCCACGTTTCTCGCCGAACCGGCAGGAAATCACCTACATGTCGTATGAAAGCGGCCAGCCCCGGGTCTACCTCTTGCAGATCGAGACCGGCCAGCGCGAACTGGTCGGCAATTTTCCCGGCATGACCTTTGCACCGCGCTTCTCGCCCGATGGCCAGAAGGTGATCATGAGCCTGCTGCGCGACGACGGCAATTCCAACATCTTCGCCATGGACCTGCGCAGCCGCTCGACGACACGCCTGACCAACTCGACCGCCATCGACACGTCGCCGTCCTATTCGCCCGATGGCAGCCAGGTGGTGTTCACCTCCGACCGTGGCGGCCGCGCGCAGATCTACGTGATGGGCGCCGACGGCTCGGGCCAGAACCGCATCTCCTTCGGCGACGGCGTCTATTCGACGCCGGTTTGGTCGCCGCGCGGCGACCTCATCGCCTTCACCAAGCAGACCGGCGGCGAATTCCAGATCGGCGTCATGAAGACCGATGGTTCGGGCGAGCGCATCCTGTCCTCCGGCTTCCAGCAGGAGGGACCGACCTGGGCGCCGAATGGTCGCGTGCTGATGTTCTTCCGCGATTCCGCCGGCGGCCCCAAACTGGTTTCCGTCGATCTGACCGGACGCAATGAGCAATCGATCCCGACGGCGAATTTCGCTTCGGACCCCGCCTGGTCGCCGCTCCTCGAATAG
- a CDS encoding four helix bundle protein, which yields MEKTGSYIKRARDLEVYKRAYAVSLDVHRTTLAFPKIEQYALADQLRRSSKGICANLAEGFAKQTHSKPEFARFISMAMGSCSEVDTWISYTFDLGYISQAQLDEWLQSYAHIYGMLVNLREKLK from the coding sequence ATGGAGAAGACTGGCAGCTACATTAAGCGTGCGAGGGATCTAGAGGTCTATAAGCGCGCTTATGCGGTTTCTCTTGACGTTCATAGGACCACGCTTGCTTTCCCGAAAATCGAGCAATACGCGCTGGCCGATCAATTGCGTCGTTCCAGCAAAGGGATTTGCGCCAATCTGGCCGAGGGATTTGCCAAACAGACGCACTCCAAACCCGAATTCGCACGGTTCATTTCGATGGCCATGGGGTCATGCAGCGAAGTGGATACGTGGATTTCGTACACGTTCGACCTTGGATACATCTCACAAGCGCAACTCGACGAGTGGCTACAATCCTATGCCCACATCTACGGAATGCTGGTGAATCTCAGAGAGAAGTTAAAGTGA
- the pal gene encoding peptidoglycan-associated lipoprotein Pal yields the protein MGRIAALTRNPVMIALVAMLAIAGCASKKTPNNAADLGLNGAGAATPGSAQDFTVNIGDRIFFDTDSTSIRADAQTTLARQAQWLNQYKQYAIVVEGHADERGTREYNLALGARRAAATRDFLVAKGVSASRLKTISYGKERPVAVCDDISCWSQNRRAVTTLSGAGS from the coding sequence ATGGGCCGTATCGCAGCACTTACCAGAAACCCGGTCATGATCGCGCTGGTGGCGATGCTCGCCATCGCCGGTTGCGCCTCGAAGAAGACGCCGAACAATGCGGCTGATCTCGGCCTCAATGGCGCGGGTGCTGCAACACCCGGATCGGCGCAGGACTTCACCGTCAACATCGGCGACCGCATCTTCTTCGATACGGACTCGACCTCGATCCGTGCCGACGCGCAGACGACCCTGGCTCGCCAGGCGCAGTGGCTGAACCAGTACAAACAGTATGCCATCGTCGTCGAAGGCCATGCCGACGAACGCGGCACGCGTGAGTACAATCTGGCGCTCGGCGCCCGCCGTGCTGCAGCGACCCGCGACTTCCTCGTCGCCAAGGGTGTCTCGGCCAGCCGTCTCAAGACCATTTCCTACGGCAAGGAACGTCCGGTCGCGGTGTGCGACGACATTTCCTGCTGGTCGCAGAACCGCCGTGCGGTCACCACGCTCAGCGGCGCCGGTTCCTGA
- the ybgF gene encoding tol-pal system protein YbgF gives MHLRSVLSGTLALLLLSGVTAPASGLGASGTGQSTDSGFSFHLPSIELPGLFGQKKKPDQVQLVQSDPAAVTSLEEQLRQMNGKIEELNFQVLQMQEQIRKQQEDYEFRFQQLEGGGTQGGQPPAQKKSDATTGTDTDVAAAPATQAPADAGAAAGNDQSAGGKTVQDVIVESPDGDPGKVIPGTGAPEKTFGTITVDKNGNVIDAGGNTQATAPAQDAAPATGAPAKAGKSDTVIAALPATNDPEELYRNSYQFILSGDYGTAEQGFRDHIARFPKDAKAADAHYWLGESLLGQQKYRDAAETFLAASKDYPKAKKAPDMLLKLGVSLVGLKQHDVACATFSEVGKRYPDISSALKERVKQEKALAAC, from the coding sequence ATGCATTTGAGATCGGTTCTGAGCGGCACGCTTGCGCTGCTGCTCCTATCAGGCGTCACCGCCCCGGCTAGCGGCCTGGGGGCTAGCGGCACAGGGCAATCAACCGACAGCGGCTTTTCCTTCCATCTGCCCAGTATCGAATTGCCCGGCCTTTTCGGCCAGAAGAAGAAGCCGGATCAGGTCCAGTTGGTGCAGTCCGATCCTGCCGCCGTCACCAGCCTGGAAGAGCAGCTGCGGCAGATGAATGGCAAGATCGAGGAACTCAATTTCCAGGTCCTGCAGATGCAGGAGCAGATCCGCAAGCAGCAGGAAGACTATGAATTCCGCTTCCAGCAGCTTGAAGGCGGCGGCACGCAAGGCGGACAGCCGCCGGCACAGAAGAAATCGGACGCCACCACCGGCACCGACACCGACGTGGCAGCGGCCCCGGCAACACAGGCGCCGGCCGATGCCGGCGCCGCGGCCGGCAACGATCAGTCGGCAGGCGGCAAGACGGTCCAGGACGTCATCGTCGAATCGCCCGATGGCGACCCCGGCAAGGTGATTCCCGGTACGGGAGCGCCGGAAAAGACATTTGGCACCATCACCGTCGACAAGAACGGCAATGTCATCGATGCCGGTGGCAACACGCAGGCGACCGCGCCGGCGCAGGATGCCGCGCCAGCCACCGGCGCCCCGGCCAAGGCCGGCAAATCCGACACGGTGATCGCGGCGTTGCCCGCCACCAACGACCCGGAGGAGCTCTACCGAAACTCCTACCAGTTCATCCTCTCGGGCGATTACGGCACCGCCGAACAGGGCTTTCGCGACCACATCGCCCGCTTCCCCAAGGATGCGAAGGCGGCGGACGCGCATTACTGGCTGGGCGAGTCCCTGCTTGGCCAGCAGAAATACCGCGACGCTGCAGAGACTTTCCTTGCCGCCAGCAAGGATTATCCCAAGGCCAAGAAGGCTCCCGATATGCTGCTGAAGCTCGGCGTGTCGCTGGTCGGGCTCAAGCAGCATGACGTTGCCTGCGCCACCTTCAGCGAGGTCGGCAAGCGCTACCCCGATATTTCCAGCGCGCTCAAGGAACGCGTCAAGCAGGAGAAGGCTCTGGCTGCGTGCTGA
- the tilS gene encoding tRNA lysidine(34) synthetase TilS, with protein MLDIEPDLSTSLFSHIDFTSGAVAAVSGGSDSTALLLLLKHHLDRTAPATKLLAVTIDHGLRPGSAAEAQGMAKLCATYGISHRALAWSGPKPSTGLPAAAREARYRLLAEAAQAEGIGLILTGHTADDQAETVLMRHARDGGREFAEMAGRGLAGMAPATLYGWREWIVRPLLSTRRTALRDVLRRQNVGWVDDPTNADEAFERPRMRAALADGNGAQRIDDALALAAHEGRARSQLGLAAASLIGDFATQPSIGLIRLDPCLLSAGDEQAAVYALRILLATIGGIAFLPDQARSEALFGRLKAGFLCATLSRTVVDFRRAGIFLRREARGLPAAAAITDGTLWDGRRHITLNDSSGALLIAALGTAAAKRLTTGEGNTPSSLMRAALAAEPALWQGGECLDLPGHGLTSAMAEVRPVVAPFARFLPSFDLAPARDAAGLIGAAPVPPLPFSGHSAG; from the coding sequence ATGCTCGACATCGAGCCTGATCTTTCGACCAGTCTTTTTTCGCATATCGATTTTACCAGCGGCGCTGTTGCGGCCGTGTCCGGCGGCAGCGACTCGACCGCCCTGCTCCTTCTTCTCAAACATCATCTCGACCGCACGGCGCCGGCAACGAAGCTGCTGGCGGTGACGATCGACCACGGTTTGCGACCCGGTTCGGCAGCGGAAGCGCAAGGGATGGCGAAGCTGTGCGCCACCTATGGGATCTCACACCGCGCCCTGGCGTGGTCAGGCCCCAAGCCGTCGACCGGCCTGCCCGCCGCCGCGCGGGAAGCGCGCTACCGGCTGCTGGCCGAGGCGGCACAAGCCGAAGGCATCGGCCTGATCCTCACCGGCCATACCGCCGACGACCAGGCGGAGACGGTGCTGATGCGGCACGCGCGGGATGGTGGCCGAGAGTTTGCCGAAATGGCAGGCCGCGGGCTTGCCGGCATGGCGCCAGCCACCCTCTATGGCTGGCGCGAGTGGATCGTTCGCCCGCTTCTGAGCACGCGGCGCACGGCGCTGCGCGACGTCCTGCGCCGTCAAAATGTCGGCTGGGTCGACGACCCGACCAATGCCGACGAGGCTTTCGAGCGGCCGCGCATGCGGGCGGCCCTCGCCGACGGCAACGGCGCACAACGCATCGACGATGCACTGGCGCTCGCCGCGCATGAGGGTCGTGCGCGCAGTCAACTCGGCCTCGCTGCCGCAAGCTTGATCGGCGATTTCGCCACCCAGCCATCCATCGGCCTCATCCGCCTCGACCCGTGCCTGCTTTCCGCCGGCGACGAGCAGGCAGCCGTCTATGCGTTGCGCATCCTGCTGGCCACGATCGGCGGGATTGCCTTCCTGCCGGATCAGGCCCGCAGCGAGGCGCTCTTCGGCCGGCTGAAGGCCGGATTTCTTTGCGCCACATTGTCGCGGACGGTTGTCGATTTCCGGCGCGCCGGCATCTTCCTGCGCCGCGAGGCGCGCGGCTTGCCCGCCGCCGCTGCCATCACGGACGGCACCCTGTGGGACGGCCGCCGGCACATCACATTGAACGACAGCAGCGGCGCATTGTTGATTGCCGCGTTAGGCACGGCAGCGGCGAAGCGGCTGACGACGGGCGAAGGAAATACCCCGTCGAGCCTGATGCGCGCCGCGCTCGCCGCCGAGCCGGCGTTATGGCAGGGCGGGGAATGCCTTGATTTGCCTGGACATGGACTGACGTCCGCGATGGCTGAGGTGCGGCCGGTTGTTGCCCCCTTTGCCCGCTTCCTGCCATCCTTCGACCTGGCGCCGGCGCGGGACGCCGCCGGGCTGATTGGCGCGGCCCCGGTCCCGCCCTTGCCTTTCAGCGGCCACAGTGCCGGCTGA
- a CDS encoding ATP-dependent metallopeptidase FtsH/Yme1/Tma family protein: MNPNYRNLALWAIIAVLLIALFNLFQTPQTRGASSDVPYSQFLQDVAAGRVKTVTIAGARISGTYTDNASGFQTYSPGDPSLVSRLQDKNVTINARPETDGSNSLFGYLISWLPMILILGVWIFFMRQMQSGSGRAMGFGKSKAKLLTEAHGRVTFQDVAGVDEAKEDLEEIVEFLRDPQKFQRLGGKIPRGVLLVGPPGTGKTLLARSVAGEANVPFFTISGSDFVEMFVGVGASRVRDMFDQAKKNAPCIIFIDEIDAVGRHRGAGLGGGNDEREQTLNQLLVEMDGFESNESIILIAATNRPDVLDPALLRPGRFDRQVVVPNPDIVGREKILKVHVRNVPLAPNVDLKVIARGTPGFSGADLMNLVNESALMAARRNKRLVTMAEFEDAKDKIMMGAERRSSAMTQAEKELTAYHEAGHAILALNVPSADPLHKATIIPRGRALGMVMQLPEGDRYSMSYKYMISRLAIMMGGRVAEEFKFGKENITSGASSDIEQATKLARAMVTRWGFSDKLGHVAYGDNQEEVFLGHSVARTQNVSEETAQIIDAEVRRLIDEAYSSAKSILTKKKKEWIALAQGLLEYETLSGEEIKQLIAGHKPARDLGDDTPTSRGSAVPKSGGRRKKGPEPEGGMEPQPSS, translated from the coding sequence ATGAATCCGAACTATCGCAACCTCGCGCTCTGGGCGATCATAGCGGTCCTGCTCATAGCCCTGTTCAATCTGTTCCAGACGCCGCAGACGCGAGGGGCCTCCAGCGATGTGCCTTATTCGCAGTTCCTGCAGGATGTCGCGGCGGGCCGGGTCAAGACGGTCACCATCGCAGGCGCCCGCATCAGCGGCACCTACACCGACAATGCCAGCGGCTTCCAGACCTATTCGCCTGGCGATCCGTCATTGGTCTCGCGGCTGCAGGACAAGAACGTCACCATCAATGCGCGGCCTGAAACGGACGGTTCCAATTCGCTGTTCGGCTACCTGATCTCGTGGCTGCCGATGATCCTCATCCTCGGCGTCTGGATATTCTTCATGCGCCAGATGCAGTCCGGCTCCGGCCGCGCCATGGGCTTCGGCAAGTCGAAGGCCAAGCTGCTCACCGAAGCGCATGGCCGCGTCACCTTCCAGGATGTCGCCGGCGTCGACGAAGCCAAGGAAGATCTGGAAGAGATCGTCGAATTCCTGCGCGATCCGCAGAAATTCCAGCGGCTCGGCGGCAAGATTCCGCGCGGCGTGCTGCTTGTCGGTCCTCCGGGAACCGGCAAAACGCTGCTCGCCCGTTCGGTTGCCGGCGAAGCCAATGTGCCGTTCTTCACCATTTCCGGTTCGGACTTCGTCGAGATGTTCGTCGGCGTCGGCGCCAGCCGCGTCCGCGACATGTTCGACCAGGCCAAGAAGAACGCGCCCTGCATCATCTTCATCGACGAAATCGATGCTGTCGGCCGTCATCGCGGCGCCGGCCTCGGCGGCGGCAACGACGAACGCGAGCAGACGCTGAACCAGTTGCTGGTCGAGATGGACGGCTTCGAATCCAACGAAAGCATCATCCTGATCGCTGCCACGAACCGACCCGACGTGCTCGATCCGGCACTGCTCAGGCCAGGCCGCTTCGACCGCCAGGTCGTGGTGCCGAACCCCGACATCGTCGGCCGCGAGAAGATCCTCAAGGTGCACGTGCGCAACGTGCCGCTGGCGCCCAATGTCGACCTCAAGGTGATCGCGCGCGGTACGCCGGGCTTCTCCGGCGCCGACCTGATGAACCTCGTCAACGAATCCGCGCTGATGGCGGCACGCCGCAACAAGCGTCTCGTCACCATGGCCGAATTCGAGGACGCCAAGGACAAGATCATGATGGGCGCCGAGCGTCGTTCGTCGGCCATGACGCAGGCCGAGAAGGAGCTCACCGCTTACCACGAGGCCGGCCACGCCATCCTCGCGCTCAACGTGCCGTCGGCCGATCCGCTGCACAAGGCGACCATCATCCCGCGCGGTCGCGCACTCGGCATGGTCATGCAGTTGCCGGAAGGCGACCGCTATTCGATGAGCTACAAATACATGATCTCGCGGCTCGCCATCATGATGGGCGGCCGTGTCGCCGAGGAGTTCAAGTTCGGCAAGGAGAACATCACCTCCGGCGCCTCTTCTGATATCGAGCAGGCAACGAAGCTGGCCCGCGCGATGGTCACGCGCTGGGGCTTTTCCGACAAGCTCGGCCATGTTGCTTACGGCGACAACCAGGAGGAGGTGTTCCTCGGCCATTCGGTGGCGCGCACGCAGAACGTCTCGGAAGAGACGGCGCAGATCATCGATGCCGAAGTGCGCCGCCTGATCGACGAGGCCTACTCGTCGGCGAAGTCCATCCTGACCAAGAAGAAGAAGGAGTGGATTGCGCTGGCGCAAGGCCTGCTGGAATACGAGACGCTGTCCGGTGAGGAGATCAAGCAGCTGATCGCCGGCCACAAGCCCGCGCGCGATCTTGGCGACGACACGCCGACGAGCCGTGGCTCGGCCGTGCCGAAGTCCGGCGGCCGGCGCAAGAAGGGTCCGGAGCCCGAAGGCGGCATGGAACCGCAGCCGTCGAGCTGA